A single genomic interval of Prionailurus viverrinus isolate Anna chromosome A2, UM_Priviv_1.0, whole genome shotgun sequence harbors:
- the LSM8 gene encoding LSM8 homolog, U6 small nuclear RNA associated — MTSALENYINRTVAVITSDGRMIVGTLKGFDQTINLILDESHERVFSSSQGVEQVVLGLYIVRGDNVAVIGEIDEETDSALDLGNIRAEPLNSVAH; from the exons ATGACGTCCGCCTTGGAGAACTACATCAACC GAACTGTTGCAGTTATTACTTCTGATGGGAGAATGATTGTG GGAACACTGAAAGGTTTTGACCAGACCATTAATTTGATTTTGGATGAAAGCCATGAACGAGTATTCAGCTCTTCGCAGGGAGTAGAACAGGTGGTGCTAGGGCTATACATCGTAAGAGGTGACAATGT TGCAGTCATTGGAGAAATTGATGAAGAGACAGATTCTGCGCTTGATTTGGGGAATATTCGAGCAGAACCTCTAAACTCTGTAGCACACTGA